One window of the Octopus sinensis linkage group LG3, ASM634580v1, whole genome shotgun sequence genome contains the following:
- the LOC115209124 gene encoding golgin subfamily A member 6-like protein 22, with product MKKDNTKKDNIKKDNMKKDNNKKESKRSQKKKSGVCSVLGKFLLVIVLCSSAFVTLYFLNDNVREIVDPHIEKAKIVSDAYIGKAMLTLFPKSDAPDTDTPEEKVKESYPLENDFIDDGEGELQGNLPPPDTKESDSLGDDKLKESKSQKTAEAIKETAEKSQKAAEEAKKAEEAKKAEEARIAAEEAKKAEEARLAEEAKKAEEAKIAAEEAKKAEEARLAEEAKKAEEARIAAEEAKKAEEARIAAEEARIAAEEAQQAEEARKAEEARLAEEARQAEEARLAEEARQAEEARKAEEARQEEEAKRAEEARQEEEAKRAEEARLLEEARIAEEARLAEEARLAEEARLEEEAKRAEEARQEEEAWRAEEEARREEEARRAAEEEARREEEARRAAEEEARREEEARRVAEEEARRAAEEARREEEARRAAEEARQEEEARRAEEAWRQEEEARREEEARRAEEARQAEEARRAEEARQAAEEARRVAEEAREAEELRKAEAEKAAEEARRSAEEAQREAEEARKAEEVRIAAEEARRDAEEAREAERQKEAERLKETEEASEKIEESNNSAKSKKKSKKMNLIKKVT from the exons ATGAAGAAAGATAATAcaaaaaaagataatataaagaaagacaatatgaagaaagacaacaacaaaaaagagagCAAAAGGTCTCAAAAGAAAAAATCTGGTGTCTGCTCAGTGCTTGGCAAATTCTTGCTTGTTATTGTGCTCTGTTCCTCAGCATTTGTCACGTTATACTTTCTGAATGATAATGTTCGTGAAATTGTTG atCCCCATATTGAAAAAGCAAAGATAGTTTCAGATGCCTACATTGGAAAAGCTATGTTAACCCTGTTTCCAAAAAGTGATGCTCCAGACACTGATACTccagaagaaaaagtgaaagaatctTACCCATTAGAAAATGAttttattgatgatggtgaaggagAATTACAAGGCAATTTACCACCTCCTGATACAAAAGAATCTGATTCTTTGGGCGATGACAAGTTGAAAGAAAGTAAATCACAAAAAACTGCTGAAGCAATAAAGGAAACAGCTGAAAAAAGTCAAAAGGCAGCAGAGGAGGCTAAGAAGGCTGAAGAGGCTAAGAAAGCTGAAGAAGCCAGAATAGCAGCAGAAGAGGCTAAGAAAGCTGAAGAGGCCAGATTAGCAGAAGAGGCTAAAAAAGCTGAAGAAGCCAAAATAGCAGCAGAAGAGGCTAAGAAAGCTGAAGAGGCCAGATTAGCAGAAGAGGCTAAAAAAGCTGAAGAGGCCAGAATAGCAGCAGAAGAGGCTAAAAAGGCTGAAGAGGCCAGAATAGCAGCAGAAGAGGCCAGAATAGCAGCTGAAGAGGCTCAACAAGCAGAAGAAGCCAGAAAAGCCGAGGAGGCTAGACTAGCTGAAGAGGCTCGACAAGCAGAAGAAGCCAGACTAGCTGAAGAGGCTCGACAAGCAGAAGAAGCCAGAAAAGCTGAAGAGGCTAGACAGGAAGAAGAAGCGAAGAGAGCTGAAGAGGCTAGACAGGAAGAAGAAGCTAAGAGAGCTGAAGAGGCTAGACTGCTAGAAGAGGCAAGAATAGCAGAAGAGGCTAGACTAGCAGAAGAGGCTAGACTAGCAGAAGAGGCTAGACTGGAAGAAGAAGCTAAGAGAGCTGAGGAAGCTAGACAGGAAGAAGAGGCTTGGAGAGCTGAGGAAGAGGCTAGACGGGAGGAAGAGGCTAGGAGAGCTGCTGAGGAAGAGGCTAGACGGGAGGAAGAGGCTAGGAGAGCTGCTGAGGAAGAGGCTAGACGGGAGGAAGAGGCTAGGAGAGTCGCTGAGGAAGAGGCTAGAAGAGCTGCTGAGGAAGCTAGACGGGAGGAAGAGGCCAGGAGAGCTGCTGAGGAAGCTAGACAGGAGGAAGAGGCTAGGAGAGCTGAGGAAGCTTGGAGACAGGAAGAAGAGGCTAGGCGGGAAGAAGAAGCTAGGAGAGCTGAAGAGGCTAGACAGGCAGAAGAGGCTAGGAGAGCTGAGGAAGCTAGACAAGCAGCTGAGGAGGCTAGGAGAGTTGCAGAGGAAGCCCGAGAAGCAGAAGAACTTAGAAAAGCAGAAGCTGAAAAAGCAGCTGAGGAGGCCCGTAGATCTGCTGAAGAAGCACAACGAGAAGCAGAAGAAGCAAGAAAAGCAGAGGAAGTGAGAATAGCTGCAGAAGAGGCCAGGAGAGATGCAGAGGAAGCAAGGGAGGCTGAAAGACAAAAAGAAGCTGAAAGACTAAAAGAGACTGAAGAAGCTAGTGAAAAAATAGAAGAATCAAATAATTCAGCTAAatcaaaaaaaaagtcaaaaaaaatgaatcttataaaaaaagtGACATAA